The following are encoded in a window of Campylobacterota bacterium genomic DNA:
- the yajC gene encoding preprotein translocase subunit YajC, whose protein sequence is MYHFLTLHCYELIKLAQISLPLILLATTHYFLIIRPQKIQRQHFNELKKRLCVGNRATTKNNLAGTIIFLDQQIVILELDNGQKIDVLKTTITHVTTKN, encoded by the coding sequence ATGTACCACTTTCTAACACTCCATTGTTACGAGCTTATAAAACTTGCTCAGATTAGCTTGCCGTTGATCCTGCTTGCAACAACACATTATTTTTTGATCATACGACCACAAAAAATACAACGACAACATTTTAATGAATTAAAAAAAAGATTATGTGTGGGCAATAGAGCAACAACAAAAAACAATTTAGCCGGCACTATTATTTTTTTAGACCAACAAATCGTTATTCTTGAGCTTGATAATGGACAAAAAATTGATGTTTTAAAAACAACGATCACTCATGTTACAACTAAAAACTGA
- the eno gene encoding phosphopyruvate hydratase, with amino-acid sequence MKIKKIQAAQILDSRGTPTVECRINLADGVSVVASVPSGSSVGKFEAVELRDNDPSRFSGKGVLRAVDNINTKIAPLFVGHEPDIQSMDRQMIELDGSVNKAKLGANAVLAVSIALVRAQAHVQGLHVFELLNTVFGLGKLAIPQCMFNIINGGKHADSDLLFQEFMVMPEWGLSVTDMLEQAVAIYRALEGVLEQNDYRTTVGDEGGFAPCFDKNSLGNERKAINFLLLAIQQAGLEDEDVRICVDVAAAHFYNKEEKKYEVYGQKHDAEQMLELYKQLEQDYPVASIEDALDEDDWQGWRQLTDSLGRYVQLVGDDLFVTNVERIKKGVAYGAANAVLIKPNQIGTVSETVAAIACAHQAGYNVVISHRSGETCDSFIADLAVGTGAQQLKAGAPIRSERVEKYNRLLEIERLLSEDKS; translated from the coding sequence ATGAAGATAAAAAAAATACAGGCAGCACAGATTCTTGATTCGCGTGGTACCCCTACCGTTGAGTGTAGGATTAACTTAGCAGATGGGGTTTCTGTTGTTGCCAGCGTTCCGTCAGGATCATCAGTTGGTAAATTTGAAGCGGTGGAGTTGCGTGATAACGACCCAAGCAGGTTTTCGGGTAAGGGTGTGTTGCGAGCGGTTGACAATATCAATACAAAAATAGCCCCACTTTTTGTTGGACATGAGCCTGATATTCAATCTATGGACAGACAAATGATTGAGCTTGATGGCAGTGTGAATAAAGCGAAGCTTGGTGCAAATGCGGTGCTTGCTGTTAGTATTGCGCTTGTACGAGCACAGGCGCATGTGCAGGGACTGCATGTGTTTGAGCTGTTGAACACAGTTTTTGGCCTAGGCAAGTTAGCAATACCGCAGTGTATGTTCAATATCATTAATGGGGGCAAGCATGCGGACAGTGATTTGCTGTTTCAAGAATTTATGGTAATGCCGGAGTGGGGTTTGAGTGTTACGGATATGCTTGAGCAGGCAGTAGCTATTTATCGTGCATTGGAAGGAGTATTGGAGCAAAATGATTACCGGACAACAGTTGGTGATGAAGGTGGTTTTGCTCCCTGTTTTGATAAAAATAGTTTAGGCAATGAGCGTAAGGCAATTAACTTTTTATTATTGGCTATACAGCAGGCTGGGCTTGAAGATGAAGACGTAAGAATTTGTGTTGATGTTGCGGCTGCACATTTTTACAATAAAGAAGAAAAGAAATATGAGGTATACGGGCAGAAACATGATGCTGAGCAAATGCTTGAACTGTATAAGCAACTGGAGCAGGACTATCCGGTAGCATCAATAGAAGATGCGTTAGATGAAGACGATTGGCAAGGGTGGCGGCAATTAACGGACTCTCTTGGACGGTATGTGCAGCTAGTGGGTGATGATTTATTTGTGACCAATGTTGAGCGTATCAAAAAGGGGGTTGCGTATGGAGCGGCTAATGCCGTGCTTATCAAGCCAAATCAAATTGGAACAGTTTCTGAGACAGTTGCCGCTATTGCATGCGCTCATCAAGCTGGTTACAACGTAGTGATATCGCACCGGTCGGGGGAGACGTGTGATAGTTTTATTGCAGATCTTGCTGTTGGTACAGGTGCACAACAACTGAAGGCGGGAGCGCCCATTCGCTCTGAGCGCGTAGAAAAATATAATCGTTTGTTAGAAATTGAACGGTTATTGTCTGAGGACAAATCTTGA
- a CDS encoding ankyrin repeat domain-containing protein, with amino-acid sequence MKKYLVFCLLSVLLSLRVLVCAEPKQGQEVNNVYKGGTALHLAAGGDDIRVLFTLLNDQEIDKNAVTDDFRWTAVHVAASKNKPENIKELLSYQWFAKGKGSGVTQKFRFDPNAVDCRGNTPLHIAAQLGHFEAYQALVEQGAKQDIKNNAQKLPIDLAQDRVNADKANVEGWAKNQDFEFFVKRYQGCLVIVATYGKEL; translated from the coding sequence ATGAAAAAGTATTTAGTCTTTTGTTTGTTGAGTGTTTTATTGTCCTTGAGAGTGTTGGTGTGCGCTGAGCCTAAACAAGGCCAAGAGGTTAATAATGTGTATAAGGGTGGTACTGCTCTGCACTTAGCAGCTGGTGGTGATGATATTCGAGTTCTGTTTACATTGCTCAACGATCAAGAGATTGATAAAAATGCAGTGACTGATGATTTTCGCTGGACGGCGGTGCACGTTGCGGCGTCTAAGAATAAACCTGAAAATATTAAAGAGTTGCTAAGCTATCAATGGTTTGCGAAAGGCAAGGGTAGCGGTGTTACTCAAAAATTTAGATTTGATCCTAATGCTGTTGATTGCAGAGGGAATACGCCTCTACATATTGCTGCACAATTAGGGCACTTTGAAGCATATCAAGCATTGGTGGAACAGGGTGCTAAACAAGACATCAAAAACAATGCCCAAAAGCTTCCGATTGATCTTGCTCAAGACAGAGTTAATGCAGATAAAGCAAATGTTGAGGGATGGGCTAAAAATCAAGATTTTGAATTTTTTGTTAAGCGCTATCAAGGTTGTTTAGTTATTGTTGCAACGTACGGGAAAGAGCTGTAG